The following are encoded in a window of Ruminiclostridium herbifermentans genomic DNA:
- a CDS encoding acyltransferase produces the protein MGNGIVFADVMQEGKLEVPNKASNNRVAFVDTLKLLAILGVITIHISATPLTSLEIASLDWYVALFFGSIIRWAVPIFLMCSGVLFLKDDKVITTKQIFTKYLFRILCALFVWAAFYEAIDILKVFNRIGYIDYDIIYKSIKKILLFNTKSHLYYLYIVILIYSLLPIIRVFTGTASKSQIEYLIIAWLVLGIVLPFVIQFRPFSLIRGMVRQYPISMVYSAIGYFVLGHYMNKYTLKRWTNYLIYFLGVIGFLVTLWGTAFSSIANNSVYTLYLEGMSPNVAAMAAAIFLLVKNLNSREYQGMEMGSGTGRGVKRKVISYISKGSFCIYLVHIAIIDLLRALKLTFSGENTLITIPLLVFAVLMLSLGVYFILSKIPVVKRYLI, from the coding sequence TTGGGTAATGGTATAGTATTTGCAGATGTTATGCAAGAAGGTAAATTAGAAGTACCGAATAAAGCCTCCAATAATAGAGTAGCTTTTGTAGATACACTAAAGCTATTAGCTATTTTAGGTGTTATTACAATACATATTAGTGCGACACCCCTTACTAGCTTGGAAATTGCATCATTAGACTGGTATGTGGCATTGTTTTTTGGTTCTATTATACGGTGGGCAGTACCTATTTTTTTGATGTGCAGCGGAGTTTTATTTCTTAAGGATGATAAGGTTATTACAACAAAACAGATTTTTACTAAATATTTATTTAGAATTTTGTGTGCACTTTTTGTTTGGGCTGCGTTTTATGAAGCAATTGATATTTTAAAAGTTTTTAACCGAATAGGATATATTGATTATGACATAATATATAAATCAATTAAAAAAATATTATTATTTAATACTAAGTCACATTTATATTACTTATACATTGTAATACTGATATACTCTCTTTTACCTATAATACGTGTGTTTACAGGTACGGCAAGTAAAAGTCAGATAGAGTATTTAATAATTGCATGGCTTGTTTTGGGCATAGTATTACCATTTGTTATTCAATTTCGTCCATTTTCACTTATAAGGGGAATGGTGCGCCAATATCCTATAAGTATGGTTTATTCAGCAATAGGCTATTTTGTTTTAGGACATTATATGAACAAATATACACTTAAAAGGTGGACAAATTATTTGATTTATTTCCTTGGAGTAATAGGTTTTCTTGTAACATTATGGGGCACAGCTTTTTCATCAATAGCAAATAACTCTGTATACACTCTTTATTTAGAAGGAATGTCCCCAAATGTAGCAGCAATGGCCGCAGCTATATTTCTGCTTGTAAAAAACCTTAATTCCAGAGAGTACCAAGGGATGGAAATGGGAAGTGGAACAGGAAGAGGGGTAAAAAGAAAAGTTATTAGTTATATCTCTAAAGGAAGTTTCTGTATTTATCTTGTTCATATTGCTATTATTGATTTGCTGAGAGCCTTGAAGTTGACATTTTCAGGGGAAAATACATTAATTACGATACCTTTGTTAGTATTTGCAGTTCTTATGCTAAGCCTAGGAGTGTATTTTATACTATCAAAGATTCCAGTAGTAAAAA
- a CDS encoding DUF4474 domain-containing protein, whose amino-acid sequence MLTIKALALGAINPYTWVIIPFILIIVAAVVFAPSLYRLITIWLSNDEKARTTIMPNDRKSKKTSKAKFDGKINFEALEEIIDTAGYAYNPEKDIFFSTMEAWQRKMGYCRLYDEAAAPLGMIIDCEPIYFTYGGKRWLIEFWKGQYGMTTGCEIGIYTTAWPDLNIPNVFNGTFYKCANDKDRLYMQFSLKKNGEKLLSRKQKHWWLTGFKLGEFSNPSDLVLDIYITFKNKKMRNAFLTSLIETGYTDEEYGISGRTVAIRFDKPHTKQPYSRSPQTDMIVQRRNKMFCDQYNFITKSYSNIADKIMAVKEQSPELYKEILNIGKTLSLYDTYTKIKHYLENNSNFNNNYNSDSEV is encoded by the coding sequence ATGCTAACAATAAAAGCATTAGCCTTAGGAGCAATAAATCCATATACTTGGGTTATAATCCCATTTATTTTAATCATAGTAGCAGCAGTTGTTTTTGCCCCTAGTCTTTATAGGCTCATAACTATTTGGCTGTCAAATGATGAAAAAGCTCGTACAACTATAATGCCTAATGATAGAAAATCCAAAAAAACTAGTAAAGCAAAATTTGATGGAAAAATTAATTTTGAAGCACTTGAAGAAATAATAGATACTGCAGGCTATGCCTATAATCCTGAAAAGGACATCTTCTTTTCCACAATGGAAGCTTGGCAAAGAAAAATGGGATATTGCCGTCTCTATGATGAAGCTGCTGCACCTTTAGGAATGATTATAGACTGTGAGCCTATTTATTTCACATATGGTGGCAAAAGGTGGTTAATAGAGTTCTGGAAAGGTCAATATGGCATGACAACAGGCTGTGAAATTGGTATATATACAACAGCTTGGCCTGATTTAAATATCCCGAACGTATTCAACGGAACCTTTTACAAATGTGCTAATGATAAAGACAGACTATATATGCAGTTTTCATTAAAAAAGAATGGCGAAAAACTTCTTTCAAGAAAACAAAAGCACTGGTGGTTAACGGGATTTAAATTAGGAGAATTTTCAAATCCATCCGATCTTGTATTAGATATTTATATCACTTTTAAGAACAAGAAAATGCGTAATGCTTTTCTGACTTCACTAATAGAAACTGGTTATACTGATGAAGAATATGGAATAAGCGGCAGAACTGTAGCTATACGCTTTGATAAGCCCCATACCAAACAGCCTTATTCACGTTCACCTCAAACAGATATGATTGTACAGAGAAGAAATAAGATGTTCTGTGACCAATATAATTTTATAACAAAGAGCTACTCAAACATTGCCGATAAAATTATGGCTGTAAAAGAGCAGTCACCTGAATTGTACAAGGAAATTTTAAATATTGGTAAGACCTTATCTCTATATGATACTTATACAAAAATAAAACACTATCTTGAAAACAACAGTAACTTTAACAATAATTATAATTCAGATAGTGAGGTCTAA
- a CDS encoding metallophosphoesterase → MDKLDIVTSIFNSAKQIPFDDNSKFILMSDCHRGNGSWTDNFLKNRNIFIGALTHYYNNNYTYIELGDGDELWENTQLSDIMSIHKDTFRLLSKFHNEHRLYMLYGNHDIEKKYMKYVRKNLNRFFNQREEEFTSIFESLEIHEGLVLRYRPTGDKILLIHGHQVNTLNSDLWWLGKLLVKHLWKPLEAIGVNDPTSPAKNYEVKVSVAVQLTEWVIQQKHMLIAGHNHKPSFPEVGQPPYFNDGSCIHPRCITGIEISEGTICLVKWSVKTREDGTLYIDRDVLGGPRKLTDYFQSFKNINT, encoded by the coding sequence ATGGATAAGCTTGATATAGTAACTAGCATTTTTAATTCTGCAAAACAAATTCCCTTTGACGATAACTCTAAGTTTATTCTAATGAGTGATTGTCATAGAGGCAATGGAAGCTGGACAGACAATTTTTTAAAAAATAGAAACATCTTTATTGGAGCACTAACTCACTATTATAACAATAACTATACTTATATTGAGCTTGGTGATGGTGATGAATTATGGGAAAATACGCAGCTTTCAGACATAATGAGTATTCATAAGGATACCTTTAGGCTTTTATCAAAATTTCATAATGAACATAGGTTATATATGCTATATGGAAATCATGATATAGAAAAGAAATATATGAAATATGTCAGAAAAAATTTAAATAGATTTTTTAACCAACGTGAGGAAGAATTTACATCAATATTTGAAAGCCTTGAGATTCATGAAGGCTTAGTACTTAGATATAGACCCACAGGAGATAAAATTCTATTAATTCATGGACATCAAGTAAACACTCTTAATAGCGATTTATGGTGGCTTGGTAAATTATTAGTTAAGCACTTGTGGAAGCCACTTGAAGCAATAGGGGTTAATGACCCGACAAGTCCTGCAAAAAACTATGAAGTTAAAGTATCTGTCGCTGTACAGCTAACAGAATGGGTAATTCAACAAAAACATATGCTCATAGCAGGACATAACCATAAGCCTTCTTTTCCCGAGGTAGGTCAGCCACCATATTTTAATGATGGTAGTTGCATTCATCCTCGCTGTATTACTGGAATTGAAATATCAGAAGGTACTATCTGCTTGGTTAAATGGAGTGTTAAAACAAGAGAAGACGGTACCTTATATATTGACAGAGATGTTCTTGGAGGTCCAAGAAAATTAACAGATTACTTTCAATCTTTTAAAAATATAAATACTTAG